CGGGGCAGGCGAGCGCGAGCCGCCCGGGGTCGGGGTGGGCCGGGCGCCCGCCGACGAGCGTGGTTCAGCTCAGGTCGCGTGCGCGCGGCCAGACGACCTCGACACGCGCTCCCCCGCTCGCGGCGTCGGTCACGTCGATGTCGCCGCCGTGGGCGCGCACCAGGCCGTGCGCGATGAACATGCCCAGTCCCGTGCCTGCCCGGTCCCCGTGCCTCCAGTGCTTGGTGAACACGCGCCGCCGCAGGTCGGCGGCGATGCCGTCACCGTCGTCCTCGACGGCCAGCAGCACGGCGTCGTCGTCGTACGACGACAGCAGGAACCGCACCTGCCCCTGCCCGTGGCGGACCGCGTTCTCCGCGAGGTTGGTGAGCACCTGGGCCAGCCGGTCCGGATCGGCGTGCACGCGCAGGTCCGAGCCCGGCTCGGTCCGGACCTCGACCGCACGGCCGGACCCCGCTGCGACGGACCGCGCCACCGCCTCGGCCGTCACGACCGGGTCGATGGTGCTCGCGGCCAGCGGGAGGCGCCCGGCGCTGATCCGAGCCACCTCCAGCAGGTCGCCGATGAGGCGCGAAAGCCGGTCGGTGTCGTGGTGCACCGACTCCATGATCAGTCGCTTCTGGGCGTCGTCGAAGGCGTCCCAGCGCTCCAGCAGGGTCGCGGTGAAGCCGCGTACCCCCGTCAGCGGGGAGCGGAGCTCGTGGGCCATCGTGGTGACGAGGTTGGCGCGCTCCTGCTCGAGCCGGGCCCGCGCCCGCGCCGGGCGCAGCGACACCGCGACCCCGCGGACCGGCGCCAGCGGAGCGTCCCGGTCGAGCCGGGCGGTCACCAGCAGCTCGGTGCCGTCGGGAAGCAGCCACGCCGACTCCGACAGCGCGGTCCGCGTCGCGAGGCCGTCGTACGGCTTCAGGGTCTCCCACCAGCCGCAGCTGTCGAGGTCCTGCAGCGGGAGCGCCTCGCGCAGCGGCACGCCCACCGCTGCCGCGGGGCCGAGCAGCCGGCGGGCCGCCACGCTGACGTGGGTGACACTGCCGTCGGCGCCGGCCAGCACGATCCCGTCGGGCAGCGCGTCGATCACGGACTGGACGTCGAGGGGCCCGCCGTCGGAGGCGTTGCCTGCCCCGGGGTCCGTTGACATGCAGCCAACCTAGGGCGTGGTGGACGCGCGGGCCACGCCCCGCGCGGCGTACGCGTGGCAGGCTGGGCGCCATGTCCGTCGAGCCCGGCACCCGGCCCACCCGGCGCGGCCGCCCCGGCTACGACCGCGAGACGGTGGTGCGGCACGCGGTGGAGGTCTTCAACCGCCGCGGGTACGACGCCACGAGCATGGACGACGTGGCCCGCGAGCTCGGGCTGTCGAAGTCGACGATCTACCACCACGTGCCCACCAAGGAGCACCTGCTGCGCGCCGCCCTCGAGGAGGGCCTGGGAGCGCTGGAGCAGCTGCTCGACACCGCCGAGGATCGGGCCGGAGGCGCCGGCGAGCGGTTGCGCTGGACCGTGGGACGCAGCGTCGAGGTGCTTGCCGCCCACTTGCCCGCCGTACGCCTGGTGCTCCGCGTGCGCGGCAACAGCGACGCCGAGCAGGAGGCGCTCGAGCGCCGGCGCGGCATCGACGCGCGGCTCACCCGGTTGGTGGCGGCGGCCGTCGCGGAGGGCAGCGTGCGCGCCGACGTGGCGCCCGAGGTCGCCTCGCGGCTCGTGTTCGGGATGGTGAACTCGTTGACCGAGTGGTACGACCCCGCCGGTGGCACCGACCCTGCCGCCATGGGTCGCATCGTCGCCGACGCCGCCTGGGAGGGGCTCGCCGAGCGCTGAGCGGGCACGGGTCGACGTCGCGCGCGTGCACGACCGACGTCTCGCGCGTACACGACCGACGCTTCGCGCGTACACACCTGACGCTTCGGCAGGGTCAGGGGCGGGGGGCGCGCTGGACGCGGGCGCTTGTGTAGAGGCAGACCGCGGCCGCGGTGGCCAGGTTGAGGCTCTCGGCGCCGCCGAAGATGGGGATGCGCACCCGGTGGTCCGCGAGTGCGGCGACCTCCTCGGGGAGGCCCCATGCCTCGTTGCCGAACAGCCACGCCGTGGGTGCTGCCAGCAGCCCGGAGGCCTCGGCCTCGAACAGGTCGAGCTCCCCCGCGCCGTCAGCGGCGAGCACCGTCAGCCCGGCGCGGCGCACCTCGTCGACGGTGGCGGCCGGCGACGCCCCGGCGGCGACCGGGAGGTGGAACAGCGAGCCAACCGAGGCCCGCACCGTCTTGGGGTTGTAGAGGTCGACGCTGTGGCCGGCGAGCACCACGGCCTCCGCACCGGCGGCGTCGGCGCAGCGCAGCACGGTGCCGGCGTTGCCGGGGTCGCGCACGTCCGCCAGGACCGCCGCGAGCCGCACACCGGGGCGCACCGCCTCGCCCACCGGTACGTCGAGCACGCGGCAGACCGCGACCACACCCTGGGGGTGGACGGTGTCCGTCAGCTCGGCCAGCACGGCCTCGTCGACGTCGTACCAGGGCAGGCCCGTCTGCCCGGCCACCGAGCGCAGCTCGGGCTGGGCGTCGGGGCGCGCGAAGACCTCCCGCACGTGTCCGCCGGCCAACGCCTCCCGGACCGCCTGGGGTCCCTCGGCCAGGAACAGACCGGCCTCACGACGCCCGGCGCGGCGCAGCAGCTTGCGGGCGGTGCGGACCCGACCGCTGCGCACCGTCAAGCCCGTCGGCCCGGTCGCGCCCGTGGGCCCGGTGCCGCCCGTGGGTCCGGAGAAACCGGTCGGCTCGGCCTGCTCGCTCATCGGACCTCCTGGGAGACAGCGACGGGGCCGCCCCGAGGGGGCGGCCCCGACACCTGGGTGCGAGACGCGGGCCAGGTCGTGGTGAGGACCCGACGAGTCGCGATCAGGACGCGATCAGGACGCAGCGGCCTCGGCGCGCGGCGCGTTGACGTCCTCGGGCAGGTTGGCCTTGGCCAGCTCCACCAGCGCGCCGAAGGCGGCGGCGTCGTTGACGGCGAGGTCGGCGAGGATCTTGCGGTCGACCTCGACCTCGGCGGCCTTGAGGCCCTGGATGAAGCGGTTGTAGGTCATGCCGTGCTGGCGGGCCGCAGCGTTGATGCGCTGGATCCACAGCTTGCGGAAGTCACCCTTGCGAGCCTTGCGGTCGCGGTAGTTGTAGGTGAGCGAGTGGGTGACCTGCTCCTTGGCCTTGCGGTACAGGCGCGAGCGCTGCCCGCGGTAGCCGGAGGCGCGCTCG
This DNA window, taken from Nocardioides sp. HDW12B, encodes the following:
- a CDS encoding PAS domain-containing sensor histidine kinase yields the protein MSTDPGAGNASDGGPLDVQSVIDALPDGIVLAGADGSVTHVSVAARRLLGPAAAVGVPLREALPLQDLDSCGWWETLKPYDGLATRTALSESAWLLPDGTELLVTARLDRDAPLAPVRGVAVSLRPARARARLEQERANLVTTMAHELRSPLTGVRGFTATLLERWDAFDDAQKRLIMESVHHDTDRLSRLIGDLLEVARISAGRLPLAASTIDPVVTAEAVARSVAAGSGRAVEVRTEPGSDLRVHADPDRLAQVLTNLAENAVRHGQGQVRFLLSSYDDDAVLLAVEDDGDGIAADLRRRVFTKHWRHGDRAGTGLGMFIAHGLVRAHGGDIDVTDAASGGARVEVVWPRARDLS
- a CDS encoding TetR/AcrR family transcriptional regulator, encoding MSVEPGTRPTRRGRPGYDRETVVRHAVEVFNRRGYDATSMDDVARELGLSKSTIYHHVPTKEHLLRAALEEGLGALEQLLDTAEDRAGGAGERLRWTVGRSVEVLAAHLPAVRLVLRVRGNSDAEQEALERRRGIDARLTRLVAAAVAEGSVRADVAPEVASRLVFGMVNSLTEWYDPAGGTDPAAMGRIVADAAWEGLAER
- a CDS encoding RNA methyltransferase; the protein is MSEQAEPTGFSGPTGGTGPTGATGPTGLTVRSGRVRTARKLLRRAGRREAGLFLAEGPQAVREALAGGHVREVFARPDAQPELRSVAGQTGLPWYDVDEAVLAELTDTVHPQGVVAVCRVLDVPVGEAVRPGVRLAAVLADVRDPGNAGTVLRCADAAGAEAVVLAGHSVDLYNPKTVRASVGSLFHLPVAAGASPAATVDEVRRAGLTVLAADGAGELDLFEAEASGLLAAPTAWLFGNEAWGLPEEVAALADHRVRIPIFGGAESLNLATAAAVCLYTSARVQRAPRP
- the rplT gene encoding 50S ribosomal protein L20 — protein: MARVKRAVNAQKKRRVTLERASGYRGQRSRLYRKAKEQVTHSLTYNYRDRKARKGDFRKLWIQRINAAARQHGMTYNRFIQGLKAAEVEVDRKILADLAVNDAAAFGALVELAKANLPEDVNAPRAEAAAS